DNA from Trueperaceae bacterium:
CGGGCGGCTGACGGGCATGTACCAGAACTCGACGTCGAGGCCGTTCGGGTAACCGGCGTCGGCCAGGAGCTCCTTGGCCTTCTCGGGGTTGTACTCGTACGGCCACGGCTTGCCGTGCCCGAACATGGAGGGCGGCAGGTGGTCCTGGGCGACGATGCCGAGACCCTCGTAGAAGGCGTCGACGATGGCCTCGCGGTCGATGGCGTAGGCCACGGCCTGGCGCACGAGGACGTTGTCCATCGGGGCGCTGAGCTGGCTCATGCCGATGTAGCCGACGTTCATCTCGCCCTCGGCCGTCTGGACGGTGAGGTTAGGGTCGTTCTTGACCGTCGTGAGGTCGTCGGAGGTCAGGAGGACGGCGATGTCGATGGTGCCGGCCTGCAACTCGGCGAGGCGAGCGGTGGGTTCCTGGATGCCGCGGAAGACGACGCGCTCGACGCCGGCGGGGCCGCCCCAGTAGTCGGCGTTGCGCTCGACCACGACGCGTTCACCCTCGACCCACTCGACGAACTTGAAGGGGCCGGTGCCGACGGCGCCCACGTTGGGCGTGCCGTAGTTGACGCCGGCGGCCGTGATGGCGGCGGGGCTGCCGAACTGGAAGTAGCCGGCGGCGAAGAGGGCGGGCAGGAACGGCACGGGCGCGGTCGTGTTGATCTGCACCGTGTACTCGCCGGTCACGTCGACGGAGGCGATCTTGTTGCCCTCGCCCACGGGACCGCCGAAGACCCAACCCCAAGGCACGAAGGTCTTGCCCTGCGCGCGGTTGCCTACCGGGCTGTTCGGGTCGTTCCAGCGGTCGATGTTGAACTTGACGGCCTCGGCGTTGAACGGCGTGCCGTCATGGAACTTCACGCCCTGGCGAAGCTCGAAGGTCCAGACGGTGGCGTCGTCGTTGGGCGTCCAGGAGGTGGCAAGGGCCGGGATGAGGTCGGTGCCGCCGGGGGCGAAGTCGACGAGGCGTTCGGTGATCTGCCCGCTGACGACGAGCGAGTTGCCGTCTTGCGAATCGGCGGCGTCGAGTGAGGACGGGAAGCCCGACGTCCCGTACACGAGGGTCTGCGCGTTCACCATCCCGAAAGTCAGGAGGAGAGCGGCAACAACTAGTAGTCTCTTCATGGCACCTCCACAGTGCTAGTGAGACAGCGCTAAGCGGTTCGCCCGGTCGTTCCCGGCCGTACCACGGCCGTTACGGTGGCGTCCGAGGCCTGCACTGTATTCGAGTGAAGATTCTAACACGGCACCGCGGCGCCGGGTGAGGCGGCCTGAACCTCGCCTTTAGGTTCGCTCGGCGCCGCGGCGGGCCCGCCGCGGCGCATGCAGCCTTAGAGTAGGCCGCATGAACCTGGCCCTAGAACTCGCCCGGCTGCTGGGCGACGACCGCGTCGACACCACCCCCGCCGTACTCGCCCAGCACTCGCACGGCGAGTCGTACGCCGACGGCGTCACGCCGGCCGTCGTCGTCTACCCCCACGACACCGCCGAGGTCAGCCGGCTGCTGCGGTTCGCGACCGCGCACGGCGTGCCCGTCACCCCCGTGGGCGCCAACTCCAGCCTCGAGGGCCACACGGTGCCCGCAGCCGGAGGCGTCTCCCTCGACCTCGGCCGGCTCGACCGGCTCCTCGAGGCGCGGCCCGAGGACCTGCTGGTGGTGGTGCAGCCGGCCGTCACCTACCCACGCATCAACGAGCACCTCAAGCGCCACGGGCTCTTCTTCCCCATAGATCCCGGGGCGCACGCCTCCATCGGCGGCATGGTGAGCACCAACGCCTCCGGCACCGCCGCCGTGCGCTACGGCACGACTGGCGACTACGTCCTGGCCCTCGAGGTGGTGACCCCCACCGGGGACGTCCGTCGCCTCGGGAACCGGGCGCGCAAGTCGGCCAGCGGTTACGACCTGTGTGCGCTCTTCACGGGGGCGGAGGGGACGTTGGGGGTTATCACGGAGGTCACGCTGCGCGTGGTGGGGTTGCCGGAGGCGGCGGCCGCGGCGCGCCTGCCGTTCCCCGACGCCTTCCGGGCCACGTCGTTCGTCACTCGCCTCATCCAGGCGGGCGTGCCCGTGGCCCGCTGCGAGCTGGTGGACGCCAACAGCATCCGCTCGGCCAACGCCTACTCCGGCACGGACTACCCGGAGGAGATGACCGTGTTCCTGGAGTTCCACGGCAACCCGGCGGGCATAGCGGCGGAGGTCGAGCTGGCGCGCGAGCTCGCCGAGGCGGCCGGGGCCGGCGCCTTCGAGGCGGCCACCGACGCGGGCGAGCGCGCCAGGCTGTGGGAGGCCCGTCACACGATGCTCTTCGCCTCCAACGCCGCGCACCCCGGGCTGCATAGCCTCATAACCGACGTGGCCGTCCCCATCTCGCACCTGCCCGAGGCGGTCACGGCGGCGCTCGCCGATTGCGCCGAGAACGGCTTCGACGCCAACCTGGTCGGCCACGTGGGCGACGGCAACTTCCACCTCACCCTCTACGTCGAGGACGACCCGGCCCGGCGCGCCGCCGCGCAGGGCGTGGTCGACCGCATGACTTACCGCGCGCTCGACGTCCTCGGGACGGCCACGGGGGAGCACGGCGTGGGCCTCCGCAAGCTCAAGTACATGGAGCGCGAGCACGGGGCGGCGCTCGACCTGATGCGCACCCTGAAAGCCACCCTCGACCCGGCCGGCATCATGAACCCGGGCAAGAAGCTACCGCCCGCGCGATGAGCGGGCCGCTCGACGCGTACCCGCTCCTGCTGCAGCCCCGCCTCCACCGGCGCCTGTGGGGCGGCTCGCGCCTGGCGGCGTGGCTCGGCGACACCGGCCTACCCGTGAGCGGCCCGGCTGACGAGCCTGTGGGGGAGGCCTGGCTGGTGGGAGCCGACAACCTCGTGACCAACGGCGCCTACCGGGGCGTGTCGTTGGGTGCCTTGGCGGCGACGCACGGGGCCGCGTTGGTGGGGGAGGCGCCGTTCGCGCGTTACGGCGCCGTGGTGCCGCTCCTCGCCAAGCTGCTCGACGCGCGGGAGGACCTCTCGATCCAGGTCCACCCCGACGACGCCTACGCGCGGCGCGAGCACCCTGGCAGCGGTCACCTAGGCAAGGCGGAGGCCTGGTACGTGCTCGAGGCGGCGCCGGGCGCCGGGGTGCTGCGCGGCTTCACGCGCGCGACCGAGCCGGCCGCCCTCAGGGCGGCGGCGCTCGACGGCACCCTGCCGAGCCTCATGCGGCGCCTCCCCGTTGTACCCGGGAGCGTCGTCGTCAACCCGGCCGGGACGGTGCACGCCGTCGGGGCGGGCTGCCTCCTGTTCGAGATCCAGCAGGCCAGCGACCTGACCTACCGCCTGTTCGATTACGGCCGCCGCGGCGCCGACGGGGCGCCGCGCGAACTGCACCTCGACAGGGCCCTGGCGGTGGCGGACCTGAGTGGCGGCGGCGAGCAGGGCGCCGCCCCCCGGCCGTCGAGCTCCGGCTGGACGCGCCTCGTGCAACTGCCGGAGTTCAGCCTGGACGCGCGCGCCATGGCCGGCGGGGCCCCGCTGGCGGGCGCCACGAGCGCCGCCTCGTTCGAGCTCCTGTTCGTGGCGGCAGGGGAGGCGACGGTAGCGGGCGGGGGCGTGGCCGCCAGCCTTGTCGCCGGGGGCGCCGCGGTCCTGCCCGCCGGCCTGGGCGCGTACACGCTGCAGGGCGAGGGCACCATCCTCCGCTGCCTGGCCGGTGCGGGCCGGTCGGCGTGACGCCGACCGGCCCAGCCGCCCCGGCGACGCCCCTTGACCCGGGCGCGCTCTCGCCCCTGGCACGCGTGGCGCTCGGATCGACCAGCCCGGCCAAGGTCAGGGCGGCGGAGGCGGCCCTCGCGCGCATCCACGGTCGTCCCGTGGCGGTGACGGCCGTGAGCGCGCCGTCCGGCGTGCCCGCCCAACCCGTGGGCAGCGAGGAGACCTTCCGGGGCGCGTTGGCGCGGGCGCGGGGCGCCCTGCGGCTGACGCCGGGCGCGCTCCTCGGCCTGGGCATCGAGGCGGGGGTCGAACGCCCGCTCGGGGAGGCCGGTCCCCTCCACGCCGGCGCCTGGGTGGTGGCGGTCGACGGGGCGGGGCGGACGGGGACGGCGCGCTCGGCCACGTTCGAGCTGCCCCCTCACCTGGCCGCCGCGGTCGCGGCCGGGGCGGAGCTCGGCACGGCGCTCGACGCCGGCTACGGCCTGACGCGCGCGAAGGACGGCCCCGGCGCAGCGGGGGTGCTGAGCCGGGGCCTGGTGGATCGGTCCGAGCTTTACGTTCAGGCGATCCTGCTCGCGCTGGTGCCTTGGTTGGCGCCCGCGCCGAGGGACGCGGCCTGACCCGCGGAACGCCGGCCTAGCGCGCGCGTCAGCTCCCGGCCGCGGCCGCGCCGGGCTGCGCCGCCGGGCGCTCCTCGCCCGGTGGCACGAACGGCTCGCCGGCGGCCGGCTCGGCCGGGACGAGCATGACGTCGAGGACCTGCCTGAACTCGCTCACGGGCACGACGGTCAGGTCGGCGAGGATGACGTCGGGGACCTCCTCGAGGTTCGCCTCGTTGTCCTTGGGCAGGATGACGGTGCCGATGCCCGCCTGGTGCGCGGCCAACAGCTTCTCCTTGACGCCGCCGATGGGCAGCACGCGGCCGCGCAGGGTGATCTCGCCCGTCATGGCCACGTCGCCGCGAAGGGGGCGACCCGTGAGGGCCGACACCACGGCGCTGGCGATGGCGATGCCGGCCGAGGGGCCGTCCTTCGGGGTGGCGCCCTCCAGCACGTGCACGTGCAGGTCGCGCTTCTCGTGGAAGTCGGCCGCGATGCCGTACTCCTCGGCGTGCTTTCGCAGGTAGGCGATGCCGGCCTGGGCGCTCTCCTTCATGACGTCGCCCAGTTGGCCGGTGAGCGTCACGACGCCCTTGCCGGGCACGGCGACCGTCTCGATGTCGAGCGTGACGCCGCCCACCGAGGTCCAGGCGAGGCCGTGGGCCAGGCCCACCTGCGGCTCCTTCTCCGCCTGGTCGTCGCGGTACGGCGGCACGCCGAGGAGCGCGCGGATGGCGGCCGCGTCGACCGTCCGCACCCCCTCCCAGGGACCGGTGAGGAACTCCTTGGCCGACTTGCGGGCGGCCTTGGCGATGAGGCGGTCGAGGTTGCGCACCCCCGCCTCGCGCGTGTACTCGGTGACGATGCGCCTGAGCGCCCCGTCGTCGAACGCCAGGTGCTCGTTAAGGCCGTGGTCGCGCAGCTGCCGCGGCACGCGGTAACGCTTGGCGATCTCGAGCTTCTCGGAGAGCGTGTAGCCCGGGATCTGGATGACCTCCATGCGGTCGAGGAGCGGTCGCGGGATGGTCGAGAGGCTGTTGGCGGTGGTGATGAACATGACCTTGGAGAGGTCGTAGGGGATCTCGAGGTAGTGGTCGGCGAACGTGTTGTTCTGCTCCGGGTCGAGCACCTCGAGGAGGGCCGAGGACGGGTCTCCCCGGAAGTCGGCCGTCATCTTGTCGACCTCGTCGAGCAGGAAGACGGGGTTGATGGTGCCCGCCGTCTTCATGCCCTGGATGATGCGGCCGGGCAGGCTGCCGATGTAGGTGCGGCGGTGGCCCCTGATCTCCGCCTCGTCGCGCACGCCGCCGAGGCTCATGCGCACGAACTTGCGGTTGAGGCTGCGCGCGATCGACTTGCCGAGGCTCGTCTTGCCCACGCCGGGCGGGCCCACGAGGCAGAGGATGGGCGCGCGGTAGTCGGCCGACTCGACGTCCTTCGTGAGCTGCCGGACCGCCAGGAACTCGAGGATGCGCTCCTTGGGCTCCTCCAGCGCGTAATGGTCCTCGTCGAGGACCTCCTGGCTGTGCCTTATCTCGAGACGCTCCTCGTCGACCTCGCTCCACGGCAGGTCGACCAGCGTGTCGACGTAGGTGCGCACCACGGTGGCCTCGGGTGAGCCGCCGGCCATCTTCTCGAGGCGGTCGATCTCCTTCAGCGCCCGCTCCTTGGCGTGCTCGGGCATGTTCTTGGCCTCGACCTTGGCGCGGAGCTCCTCGGTCTCGCTCTCCTCGCTGGCGCCCAGCTCCTTCTGGATGGCCTTCATCTTCTCGCGCAGGTAGTACTCGCGCTGGTTCGAGTCCATCTGCTGCTTGACGCGGGCGCTGATCTCCTTCTCCGTGTCGAACCGTTCCAGGTCGCGCGTGAGGAAGCCGTAGACAAGCTCGAGGCGCTTGACCGCCGACGCCTCCTCCAGGGCGGCCTGCTTGTCGGCCACGTCCCAGGTGGCGAACTTCGCGACCACGTCGGCGAGGGAGCCGGGCTCCTTCATGGCCTTGAGGTTCTCCAGGTGGAAGGAGTCGAGGCGCATGTTCTTGTTCTGCTGCGCGTACTCGCCGAACGCCACCTTGACCTGCTCGCTCAGGGCCTGGACGGTCTCGTCTTGCCGGTCGCCCGCGACCTCCGCGATGGTGGCCACCCGGGCGCGGAGCGTGCCGCCCGGCACGTACTCCTCGATCCGGGCCCGGTCGCGACCCTCCACCAGCACCTGCAGCGTGTCGTTGGGGAGGCGGATGACCTGCTTGACGACCGCGAGCGTGCCGACGCCGTAGAGGTCGTCCTCGCCCGGATCGTCGATGCGAGAATCGCGCTGGACGACGAGCAGGACGCGGTTGTCGCCGGCCTGCGCCTCCTCGAGCGCCCGCTTGGACTTCGGCCTGCCGACGTCCACGTTCTCGAGCGTGCGCGGCAACACGACCTGGCTGCGCAACGCGATGACAGGAAGTTCCCAATCCATGCCGCCATTGAACCCCCTCGCGTGCCGGTAGCTCCGTAAGGTGGCTGACGACGCCCGGGCTACGTGCCGCGCCCCTCGCGGGGGGTAGGCGGACGCCTACAGTTCGATGGTCACCCCGAGCTCGGGCGTCCTGACCCGCGCCAGCCGCGGGGCCAGCTCGGCGGCGAACGCGTCCATCACCGCCGGTTCGCCGTGCACCAGCAGGAGCTGCCGCGCCCTCGTGGCCTCCAGGAACGCGAGCAGGTCGCCGCGGTCGGCGTGCGCGGAGAACCCCTTGATGTTCTCGACGTGGGCCCTGACGACGATCTCCTCGCCGAACAGCCGCACCCGCCGGGCCCCCTCGAGGAGCGCCCTGCCGAGCGTGCCGGCACCCTGGTAGCCGACGATCACGAGGCTGGCCTCCTCGCGCCACAGGTTGTGCTTCAGGTGATGCTGGATGCGGCCGCCCGTCATCATGCCCGAGCCGGCGATGATCACGGCGCCGCCCTCCACCCCGTTGATGGCCTTGGACTCGGCGGCGCTCACCGTGAACTCCAGGGTGGGCGGCGCGAAGGGGTCGGTGCCGGCGGCCAGCTCGGCCATGATCGGCGGGCGGAACTCGTTGCGGCAACTGACGTAGAGGCGCGTCATGCGCGTCGCCATGGGCGAGTCAAGGTAGACGGGCAGTCGGGCGACGGCGCCGCTCGTCATGAAGCGGTCGAGGAGGTAGAGGACCTGCTGGGCCCGCTCCGTGGCGAAGGTGGGGATCATCACCTTGCCGCCGCGGGCGAACGACCGCTTCAGCACCGCCAGGAAGTGCTCCTCCGTCGCCTGGCGGTTCGGGTGCGTCTGATCCGCGTACGTGCTCTCGAGCACCAGGACGTCGCACTCGTTCGGGACCGCCGCCGGCGCCTGGATGGTGCTCTCGTGGTTGCCGAGGTCGCCCGAGAACGTGATGCGTAGGTCGGGGGTGGTGAGCTCGATGTAGGTGCTGCCCAGGATGTGGCCGGCCGACCTGAACCGGGCCACCACGCCGTCGGCCACCCTGGTCGGCTCGTCGAGCGACACCGCCTTGAAGCGAGCCAGGGCCCGCTCCACCTCGGCGGGCGTGTACAGGGGCGGGGGGACCTCGTCCTCCCGGCCCGCGCGGCGCGCCTTGCGCATGGCGCGGTCGAAGTCCTCCTCCTGCAGCTTGGCGGAGTCGCGGAGGATGACCCCGGCGACCTCGGCCGTTGCCTCGGTGGCCAGGAAGTCGCCCCCGTACCCCTGCGCCACCAGGAGGGGGAGGCGGCCGACGTGGTCGAGGTGGCCGTGCGTGACGAGCACGGCGTCGAGTGCGGCGGGCTCGAACGGGAACGGCAGGCGGTTCGTTGCCTCCAGCTCCGCGCCCCCCTGGAACATGCCGCAGTCGACCAGCAGTCGCGCCCCGCCGACCTCGAGGTGGTGGCAGCTGCCGGTGACCGTGCGGGCGGCGCCCGCGCCGGTGAACCTCACGCCCGCACCCAGCGCAGCCGGGCGTCCGCCAGCTCGCACCGCACGAGCCCGAGCTCCCGCGCCCGCGCCAGGTGAGCCGAGACGACGCACAGGTCGAGGTGGTAGCGCGCCAGGTCGTCGACGACCATGCCCAGCGCTCGCGCCGCGCCCGCCATGACCGCCTCCGTGGACGCGCCGTCGCACTGCTCGATGACGGCCTCCGCCGCGGCCAGCACGGCGCGGCGGTTGGCCGCCGCCGCCCCCTTAAGGTCGGTGGTGGGTTCGCCGTGACCCGGCAGCAGCAGGCGCGCCGCCTGCGCCGCCACGACGTCGAACGCGGCGAGCTGCCCCGCCACGTCCTGCGCGAACGGGATGGGGTACTTGCCGAGGGTGTCGGCCCCGAAGACGGCGTCCGCCGCCAGGAGCACGTCGTCTACTAGGACCGCGAGCTGCCGGTGCGCGTGCCCGCGCACGTCGACGAGGGTGATGTTCGCGTCGCCGACGGTGACCTCGCCCGGCCCCACCACCCGGTGGACGGGGGAGGGGTCGGCCATGAGCCACTTGCCCGTCAGTTCAGGCAGCGGCTTCGCGCCGTGGAACAGGTAGATGGGCTCGAGGTAGGGCGTCCTGATCAGGTCCGCCTCGACCTCGGGCGCCCACACCAGGGCGTCCGGGTACTGACGCAGTAGGTAGGCGTTGCCGCCGTGGTGGTCGGCGTGGCTGTGGGTGCAGAGGATGTGGCCGAGCTCGAGCCCCAGGGCGCCGAGCGCCTTGCGGACCTTCCGACCGTACTCCTTGTCGAGGCCGCTGTCCACGAGCAGCGCCTGGCCGCCGCCCACGTCGACGATGGCGCAGTTGACGCCGCCGAGTAGGGCGTGGACGCGCTCCGACAGCCGTACGGTGTCAGGGCCCTTGCTGCTGGTCTGGGAGCCTGTCATGCGCCAGCCTACCGGTTGACGGCCCGCCGCGGCGCCGGGCCCGGACCGGGTCCGCCCGCGGTCAGCCCCCGGTCCGCCGCAGGCGGGCCAGGTAGAAGCCGTCTACCCCCGCCAGCGGCAGGACGAACGCGCCCGCCCCGACGGCGCGTGAAGGCAGCGGCAGGTTGGGCGGCTCGGGGTCGAAACCCGGGACGGCGGCGAGGAAGCGCGCCACCACGTCCGGCCCCTCGTCGGGGGTGAGGGAGCAGACGGCGTAGAGGAGGACGCCGCCCGGAGCGGTGACGGCCGCGGCGTTCGCCAGCATGCCGGCCTGCGTGCGGGCGGCGGCCGCCACGTCCGCCGCCGTCAGGCGCAGCTTGATCTCGGGGTGCCCGCGCAGCGTGCCGGTGCCCGTGCACGGCGCGTCGAGGAGCACCCAAGGGGCGCTCTCGAGGGGCGGCGGGCGCAGCAGGTCGGCGGTCAGGTGCGTGACGTGAAGGCCGAGGCGCGTCAGGTTGTGGGCGGCGGCGGCGCCGCGGCGCGGGTCGAGCTCCACGGCCGTCACCTCCGCGCCGAGGGCGGCCAGCACGGCGCTCTTCACCCCGCGGCCGGCGGCGAGGTCGAGCACCCGGTCCCCGGCGCCGGCGCCCAACGCGAGCGCGACCGCCAACGAGGCGGGGTTCTGCGGTTGCACCAGGCCGGAGCGGAACGCGGCCAGGCTCGCCACCGGCAACGGCGAGCGCACCCGCAGCGGGCGCGGACCCCCGAGCGCGCCCCAGCCGAGGGGCTCGCTAACGGCACCGTCGGCCGTCAGCGCGGCGTCGGCGGCGGGCGAGAACGCGGTCAGCCAGAGGGGCTCGGGCTCGAGCATGGCGGCGGCCGCCGCCGCGGCGTCGCCGCCCAGCGCCGCCTCGAGCCGCGCGTAGAGCCAGCCGGGCATTGCCGCAGCGAGGGCCGCCGCGGCCGGGCCGGCGGCGGCCACGTCCGGCCGCTCGACCCGGCGCAGGACGGCGTTGACCAGGGGCGCGAGGCGGGGGTGGGTCTCCTTGACGACGTCCACCCAGGCGCTGACCGCCGCGTAGGGCGGCGTGCCGCGCCACAGGATCTCGTAGGTCCCCAGCCTGAGGGCGTCGAGCGCCGCCGGCGGCAGGCGCTCCGGGCGCTCCAGCAGGGGCGCCAACGCCGCGTCGACCTGCGGCAGGCGCCGGACGGTGCCGTAGGCGAGGTCCGTCGCGAGCGCCCGCTCCTCGCGCTCCAGGCCGGACGCGCGCAGGAACTCGTCGAGCGTGGGCGCCAGGAACGCCCCGCGCTGCACCCGCGCCACGACCGCCGCCGCCAACGGGCGCGCGCCCGCGGGAGGGCGGCCGCCAGCGGGGGCGGCTCGTGCGTGGCGACGGGGCACTCGGCTCACCGCGCCAAGCTAACCCGCGCCGCCGGTCCCCGGGGAGGTGAGCTCGCCGCGCGTGCGGGTCAGGCGGGCGGCGGTTCGCTCGCCTCGGCCGCGCCCCCCGCCAACTCGAACGCCTCGATCAGGAAGCGGACGGCCGTGCGCTCCTCCTCGTGAAGCTCAAGCTTCACGAACGACGGCACCGTGCGGAGGTCGAGCCCCTCCGCCTCGATGTACGACCGCGCGATGGCTATGGCCTTGACCGCCTGGTTCACCGCGTGCGGGCCGATGGCCTGGACCTCGACCTCGCGGGCGCTCCTGAGAAGCGCCGCGATCGCCCCGGCGACCGAGTTCGGCCGGGAAGTTCCGGAGACGCGAAGGATTTCGATGTCGGACCTCCATGGGGCTGGGTTACGGGGATTATGCACCGCGCGAGCAGGCGCCGTTGCCCGCGCGTCACGCTGCCGCGGCAGCGCGACGCGCCTTGACACGGCTCCCCGACGCTCGTATAGTGCCCACCAATGACGGTTTCGCTGCACGGGACTACGATCAGCTGGGGCCTAATTACCAGCTCGTGGGGTCGTGCCGGCTAACCGCCATCTAGCCTGCTCTCGAGCCCCGCCGCAACCTCGGCGGGGTTTCTTTTTGAGCGCGGTCGGCAAGCGATTTCGGAGAGGGCGCGGAGGTCATCGATGACGGGTTCGGAAGTAGTGATGAAGATGCTCGAGCGGCAAGGCGTGGAGGTGATCTTCGGGCATCCGGGCGGGGCCATCATGCCCATCTACGACGCCCTCTACGACTCGCCCATCAAACACGTGCTGGTGAGGCACGAGCAGGGCGGCGCCCACATGGCCGACGCCTACTACCGCGCCAGCGGCAAGACGGGCGTGTGCTTCGCGACCTCCGGCCCCGGCGCCACCAACCTGGTGACGGGTCTCGCCACCGCCATGATGGACTCGTCGGCGCTGGTGGCCATCACGGGCAACGTGCCGAGCGGGCTGATCGGCACCGACGCGTTCCAGGAGGCCGACGTCTACGGCATCACCGGCCCCGTGACCAAGCACAACTACCTCGTCAAGGACGTGGCCGAGCTGCCGCGAGTGATGGCGGAGGCGTTCCACATCGCCTCGACCGGCCGCCCCGGGCCGGTGCTGATCGACATCCCCAAGGACGTGCAGCTCGCCAAGTTCGAGGGGAGCCTCGACGTGGCCGTCGACCTGCCCGGTTACCGCCCCACCGTCGTGGGCCACGCCGGCCAGGTGGCGAAGGCCGCCGAGGCCGTGCGCGCCGCGAAGCGGCCCGTCCTCATCGTGGGCGGTGGCGCTCAGGTTGCCACGCGCGAGGTGGCCGAGCTCGTCGCCCGCACCGGCATCCCGGTCATCACCACCCTGATGGGCATCGGCGCCTACCCACCCGCGGCCGAGGAGGCGCTGGGCATGCCCGGCATGCACGGCACCGTCACCGCCAACAAGGCGATCAGCCACTGCGACCTCATCCTGGGTGCCGGCCTGCGCTTCGACGACCGCGTGACGGGCAAGATCAGCCGCTTCGCGCCCAACGCGACCGTCGTCCACATCGACATCGACCCCGCCGAGATCAGCAAGCTCGTCAAGGCGCACGTGCCGGTGGTCGGCGACCTGCGCGACGTCCTGCCGCGCCTCACCGCGGAGCTGGGGCGCCTCGACATCGACCCGTGGCGCGAGACGCTGGCGGACTGGAAGGACACCTACCCCGAGAAGTACAAGCTCGACAAGCCGCTCGTCTCGCAGGAGATCCTGGCCATGCTGCGCGAGGCGACCGGGGGCGACTGCATCGTGGCCACCGAGGTCGGGCAGCACCAGATGTTCGCGGCACGGATGCTGCCGTCGACCAAGGCGCGCTCGTTCATCACCTCCGGCGGCCTCGGC
Protein-coding regions in this window:
- a CDS encoding RsmB/NOP family class I SAM-dependent RNA methyltransferase, whose amino-acid sequence is MPRRHARAAPAGGRPPAGARPLAAAVVARVQRGAFLAPTLDEFLRASGLEREERALATDLAYGTVRRLPQVDAALAPLLERPERLPPAALDALRLGTYEILWRGTPPYAAVSAWVDVVKETHPRLAPLVNAVLRRVERPDVAAAGPAAAALAAAMPGWLYARLEAALGGDAAAAAAAMLEPEPLWLTAFSPAADAALTADGAVSEPLGWGALGGPRPLRVRSPLPVASLAAFRSGLVQPQNPASLAVALALGAGAGDRVLDLAAGRGVKSAVLAALGAEVTAVELDPRRGAAAAHNLTRLGLHVTHLTADLLRPPPLESAPWVLLDAPCTGTGTLRGHPEIKLRLTAADVAAAARTQAGMLANAAAVTAPGGVLLYAVCSLTPDEGPDVVARFLAAVPGFDPEPPNLPLPSRAVGAGAFVLPLAGVDGFYLARLRRTGG
- a CDS encoding stage V sporulation protein S; translation: MEILRVSGTSRPNSVAGAIAALLRSAREVEVQAIGPHAVNQAVKAIAIARSYIEAEGLDLRTVPSFVKLELHEEERTAVRFLIEAFELAGGAAEASEPPPA
- the ilvB gene encoding biosynthetic-type acetolactate synthase large subunit encodes the protein MTGSEVVMKMLERQGVEVIFGHPGGAIMPIYDALYDSPIKHVLVRHEQGGAHMADAYYRASGKTGVCFATSGPGATNLVTGLATAMMDSSALVAITGNVPSGLIGTDAFQEADVYGITGPVTKHNYLVKDVAELPRVMAEAFHIASTGRPGPVLIDIPKDVQLAKFEGSLDVAVDLPGYRPTVVGHAGQVAKAAEAVRAAKRPVLIVGGGAQVATREVAELVARTGIPVITTLMGIGAYPPAAEEALGMPGMHGTVTANKAISHCDLILGAGLRFDDRVTGKISRFAPNATVVHIDIDPAEISKLVKAHVPVVGDLRDVLPRLTAELGRLDIDPWRETLADWKDTYPEKYKLDKPLVSQEILAMLREATGGDCIVATEVGQHQMFAARMLPSTKARSFITSGGLGTMGFGLPAAIGAAIARPGETVVLVAGDGSIQMNIQELATLYKQNVPVIIAILNNGMLGMVRQWQELFHAQRYSEVYLADSNPDFAKLAEAYGIEGHNVFDRETAREAVAAAVAAKKPVLLNFFVYEAEKVFPMVPSGAGVDEMILGDQAPTAPAQAAAAQSAEAVTR